In Lapillicoccus jejuensis, the DNA window CTGCGGCGGTCCGCGTCCCGGACGCTCACAGACACCGCCCAGGAGCGTCGAAGGGTCGCGACGGGCGGCCCCCGGACGGTGGGAGCACCCACCCACCTCGCGGCCGACGCGCCGTACGACGACCGGAGACCGCCATGGCGCAGCCCACCCCCCGACCCACCACCCCGTCGCCCGCTCCCCGCTAAGAGGGACGGGTGCTGCCGCGGCCCGACGAGGAGGTGCAGGACCAAGGGCTCGGGTTCGACCTGACGACGATGAGCCGACGTGGGCTGCTGCGGGCGCTCGGTCTCGGCGGGGTGACGCTGGGGCTGGCCGCGTGCGGGGCGGCGAGCAGCGCGTCGACCGCGACGACGTCCTCCTCGTCCTCCACGTCGTCCTCGTCGTCCTCGTCGTCCACCGGGACGACGGCGAGCGACGCGGCCGACGTGACGACCGAGATCCCGGACGAGACGGCCGGCCCCTACCCCGGGGACGGGTCGAACGGCCCCGACGTCCTCGAGAGCAGCGGGGTCGTGCGGTCCGACCTCCGCTCGAGCTTCGCCGGGATGAACGGCACCGCCAAAGGGGTGCCGATGACGCTCACCCTCATGCTGACCGACCTCGCGAACGGCGGGGCGCCGTACGCCGGCGCGGCCGTGTACGTGTGGCACGCCGACCGGGAGGGCCGCTACTCGCTCTACTCGGACGGGGTCACGGACCAGGACCACCTGCGCGGGGTGCAGGTCGCCGACAGCGCCGGGCGGGTGAGCTTCACGAGCATCTTCCCGGCCTGCTACGACGGGCGGTGGCCGCACATCCACGTCGAGGTGTACCCCGACGTCGCCGACGTCACGGACGCGGGCAACGCGGTCGCGACGTCGCAGGTGGCGCTGCCGCAGGCGACCTGCGAGCAGGTGTACGCGACCGCCGGGTACGAGGCGTCCGTGGCCAACCTCGCGAGGGTGTCGCTCGACAGCGACGGCGTCTTCGGCGACGACGGCGGGGTCCACGAGCTCGGCACGGTCACCGGGTCGGTCACCTCGGGCCTCGCCGTGTCGCTCGCCGTCCCGGTCGACACGCGGACCACCCCGAGCGGGGGCGGCATGGCCGGCGGTCCGCCGGCGAGCCGCTGACCCGCCCGGGGGCGGGCACGACGGCGCGTCAGGCCGTCGGCGCCGTCCTGGGCAGCCGACCGGCCGCGACGGCGACGACGACGAGCAGGCCGACGAGGACGAGGAGGACGACCTCGAAGGCGGGGGCGAGGGCGCCGTACGGCGTCGTGGCGCGCTGGGCGACGGCGACCGAGAAGAACAGCGTCCCGACGACGGCCGCGCCGACGGCGCTGCCGAGCTGGCCGGTCGTCCCGAGCAGACCCGACGCCGAGCCGGCGTCGGCGACGGGGACGTCGGCGATGGTGAACATCCCGACCGGTGCGACGAGCAGCCCGAAGCCGGCGCCGCTGAGGACGAAGGCGGGGACGAAGACCCACGTCGACGCGCCCGCCCCGGCGAGGTGCACCGTCGCGACCATCGCGAGGGTGCCGACGGCCCAGACGAGGGCACCGAGCTGGAGGACGCGCGGCCCGATCCGCGGGACGAGGACGGCCATCCCGAGGCCGGCGGCGAGCGACGTCGTCACGGCGTAGGGCAGCGCGGCGAGACCGGCGTGCAGGACCGACCAGCCGAGACCGGCCTGGAGGTAGACGGTCTGGCAGAGGAAGGTTGCGGACATCGCGACGAAGAGCATGGCGTGGACCAGCGAGCCGGCGGCGAAGCTGCGGACCCGGTAGAGGCCGAGGGCGACGAGCGGCTCGCGGCCGGTGGCGGCGAGGTGGAGCTGGCGGCGCACGAGCGCCGCGAGGGCGACGAGGCCGGCGGCCATGACGACGAACCCGCCGACGGGCCAGCCGTGCTCGCGGCCGACGGTGAGCGGCAGGAGGATCGCGAGCAGGGTGCCGGCGAGGGCGAGGACGGCGACCGGGGTGAGGCCGGGACGGCGCTCCGACCGCGACTCGGGGACCAGGCGCAGGGCCGCGAGGAGGGCGACGACGCCGACAGGGACGTTGACGAGGAAGATGCTTCGCCAGCCGAGACCGGCGACGTCGACGGTGGTGAGGACGGCGCCGACGACCGGGCCGAGGACCGAGGTCACACCGGCCAGCGCGGTGAAGACGCCCATGGCCGCCGCGCGCTCGGCCAGCGGGTAGAGGACCTGGATGCACGTGAGGACCTGGGGGATCATCGCGGCGGCGCCGAGACCCTGGAGGGCGCGGAAGACGACGAGCTCGCTCGCGCCGGGGGCGAGTCCGCACGCCGCGGACATGAGCGTGAAGGCGACGAGGCCGACGATGAAGAGGCGGCGGCGCCCGAAGCGGTCGCCGAGCCGGCTGCCGGTGACGAGCGCGACGGCGAAGGCCAACGGGTAGGCGGCGACCATCCACTGCAGCTGGACCGCCGACGCCCCGAGGCCGCGCTCGATGCTCGGCAGCGCGACGTTGACGATGGTGACGTCGAGCAGCTCCATCGCGGAGGCGAGCAGCAGGGCCACGAGGGCGAGCGTGCGGGCCCGGCCGGTGGGCAGGTCCGGTGCGGCGGCGGCCGGGGTGGGCGGGGCGTCGTACGCGAGGCTGGTCATGTCGGGCTCCTTCGTCGAGGTGGTACCTCGACGCTAGGAGCCCATCCGGTCAGTTCCTGGCCTGATGGTGGCAGAGTCTGGGGGCATGGCCACGACGAGCGCCCGCACCCTGCGACTGCTGTCGCTGCTGCAGA includes these proteins:
- a CDS encoding MFS transporter; this encodes MTSLAYDAPPTPAAAAPDLPTGRARTLALVALLLASAMELLDVTIVNVALPSIERGLGASAVQLQWMVAAYPLAFAVALVTGSRLGDRFGRRRLFIVGLVAFTLMSAACGLAPGASELVVFRALQGLGAAAMIPQVLTCIQVLYPLAERAAAMGVFTALAGVTSVLGPVVGAVLTTVDVAGLGWRSIFLVNVPVGVVALLAALRLVPESRSERRPGLTPVAVLALAGTLLAILLPLTVGREHGWPVGGFVVMAAGLVALAALVRRQLHLAATGREPLVALGLYRVRSFAAGSLVHAMLFVAMSATFLCQTVYLQAGLGWSVLHAGLAALPYAVTTSLAAGLGMAVLVPRIGPRVLQLGALVWAVGTLAMVATVHLAGAGASTWVFVPAFVLSGAGFGLLVAPVGMFTIADVPVADAGSASGLLGTTGQLGSAVGAAVVGTLFFSVAVAQRATTPYGALAPAFEVVLLVLVGLLVVVAVAAGRLPRTAPTA
- a CDS encoding 3,4-dioxygenase subunit beta, giving the protein MLPRPDEEVQDQGLGFDLTTMSRRGLLRALGLGGVTLGLAACGAASSASTATTSSSSSTSSSSSSSSTGTTASDAADVTTEIPDETAGPYPGDGSNGPDVLESSGVVRSDLRSSFAGMNGTAKGVPMTLTLMLTDLANGGAPYAGAAVYVWHADREGRYSLYSDGVTDQDHLRGVQVADSAGRVSFTSIFPACYDGRWPHIHVEVYPDVADVTDAGNAVATSQVALPQATCEQVYATAGYEASVANLARVSLDSDGVFGDDGGVHELGTVTGSVTSGLAVSLAVPVDTRTTPSGGGMAGGPPASR